The following proteins are co-located in the Manihot esculenta cultivar AM560-2 chromosome 7, M.esculenta_v8, whole genome shotgun sequence genome:
- the LOC110608238 gene encoding 60S ribosomal protein L8 translates to MGRVIRAQRKGAGSVFKSHTHHRKGPARFRSLDFGERNGYLKGVVTEIIHDPGRGAPLARVTFRHPFRYKHQKELFVAAEGMYTGQFVYCGKKANLMVGNVLPLRSIPEGAVVCNVEHHVGDRGVFARCSGDYAIVISHNPDNGTTRIKLPSGAKKIVPSGCRAMVGQVAGGGRTEKPLLKAGNAYHKYRVKRNCWPKVRGVAMNPVEHPHGGGNHQHIGHASTVRRDAPPGQKVGLIAARRTGRLRGQAAATAAKADKGA, encoded by the exons ATGGGTCGCGTTATCCGTGCCCAGCGTAAGGGTGCCGGTTCAGTCTTCAAGTCTCACACCCACCACCGGAAAGGTCCTGCCAGGTTCCGCTCTCTCGACTTTGGGGAGCGCAATGGATACCTTAAGGGAGTGGTCACCGAGATAATCCACGATCCAGGTCGTGGCGCGCCGCTCGCCAGAGTCACCTTTCGCCATCCATTTCGCTACAAGCACCAGAAGGAGCTTTTTGTTGCTGCTGAGGGAATGTATACTGGTCAGTTTGTGTACTGTGGAAAGAAGGCAAATTTGATGGTTGGAAACGTGTTACCTCTAAGATCGATTCCGGAAGGAGCTGTTGTGTGTAATGTGGAGCATCATGTTGGTGATAGAGGAGTCTTCGCTAGATGTTCTGGGGATTATGCGATTGTTATTAGCCATAATCCTGATAATGGAACTACCAG AATCAAGCTTCCTTCTGGAGCCAAGAAAATTGTGCCAAGTGGGTGCCGAGCTATGGTTGGTCAAGTTGCAGGTGGAGGCAGGACTGAGAAACCTCTATTAAAGGCAGGAAATGCATACCACAAATACAGAGTCAAGAGGAACTGCTGGCCTAAGGTTCGTGGTGTTGCCATGAACCCTGTAGAGCATCCTCATGGTGGTGGTAACCACCAGCACATTGGGCATGCCAGTACTGTTCGCCGTGATGCACCTCCTGGTCAAAAGGTTGGTCTCATTGCTGCAAGGAGAACTGGTCGTCTCCGAGGACAAGCAGCAGCAACAGCTGCCAAAGCAGACAAGGGTGCTTAA